DNA sequence from the candidate division KSB1 bacterium genome:
TTACACTTTGCTTCCGCTGTCCAAGTTTCTGCGGAATTGTACGTCCACCCCAAATACTCCGAATCGCCGCCACCCTCGGTGGTGATGAGAAACCTGTTCGCCAGATGGCCAAAGTACAGGGCCTGCGCGCGTGGCGATTCCTGGTCGCCGCCGCTCGGGTCGACCGGTATCCACCCATAGCCAGGCAAATACACTTCGACCCACCGGTGGAAGACGTCATCCATGCTGGCGTCGTCGCCTCGCACCACCACCGAACCCACATAGCGCGCCGGCAGGCCGGAAGCCCGGCACAGGGCAATGTACACGAAACTGTACTCCGAGCAGGAGCCGTTGCCGCGGCGCAATACCTCGGGGGCAACGTTCCAGCCTCCGGCAAGTTCGTAGTACATTTTCCCCATCAGCCAATGGTAGATCTTGCGCGCAATCCAGTAGGGATTCTGCTCATCGCCAACTGCCTCGCGCGCCGATTGCTGAATGAGTGGGTCGGTGAGGCAGTACTTTGTCCCATCAACCAAGTAGCGCTCTTTGATATCGGCAGGAATCTCTTCCAACGAGCCCACCCGCTCGGGTCGCACATAGTAGAAGACCTCCCAGATGCGGGCTTTCACCTTCATGGTGACGGTCTCGGTGCGCGCCGGCGGCAGATTCTCGTTACGGAAATGGGCAAAGACCTGCCCCCAGCGGTCGCTGACGGTGCCCAACGGCTTCGGGAGAAATTCCGGCTGGCCTTCGAGCTGCTGGGAGTCGCGGCTGCGCGGCAAAGCGATGTAGACATCCGCGCTCTTGATCCTGCCTGGTCCGTAGTTGCGCAGCTGGTGGGTGTACTCGACGATGGCATGCCGTTCGTTCGTTCGCAGCAGAGGCTCTTTACCTTCGACATCAATGCGGAAAACCTTGTCCGACTCAAAGTCGGCGCACCACAGGTGGGTGCCGTCCCATGCGAGGCCAGTGGGGAAGTGGCCAGGCGATTTCACCACCCACAGCACGTAACCCTGTTCGGGAGTCATCATGTACAGCTCGT
Encoded proteins:
- a CDS encoding transglutaminase, which gives rise to MRRLSIALALLVALLGRLHASQVGDVVASFPTPGPCPTGLVWDGKYLWLADRKTDTIYKMTAEGKVVGTIPSPGYWPMGLAFDGTHLWNVDLGEKKLYKIDPTDGTILAALDAPGPSPSGLVWDGTSLWLSDNKDDKVSRISTEDGTAIVSFPAPGGEAQGLAFDGRYLWLADRSVDELYMMTPEQGYVLWVVKSPGHFPTGLAWDGTHLWCADFESDKVFRIDVEGKEPLLRTNERHAIVEYTHQLRNYGPGRIKSADVYIALPRSRDSQQLEGQPEFLPKPLGTVSDRWGQVFAHFRNENLPPARTETVTMKVKARIWEVFYYVRPERVGSLEEIPADIKERYLVDGTKYCLTDPLIQQSAREAVGDEQNPYWIARKIYHWLMGKMYYELAGGWNVAPEVLRRGNGSCSEYSFVYIALCRASGLPARYVGSVVVRGDDASMDDVFHRWVEVYLPGYGWIPVDPSGGDQESPRAQALYFGHLANRFLITTEGGGDSEYLGWTYNSAETWTAEAKCKVVVENFADWNPIR